Proteins from one Paraburkholderia sp. BL10I2N1 genomic window:
- a CDS encoding F0F1 ATP synthase subunit epsilon translates to MATIKVDVVSAEEQIFSGQAKFVALPGEAGELGILPGHTPLITRIRPGAVRIEAENGEEEFVFVAGGILEVQPGAVTVLADTAIRGKDLDEAKAEAARKRAEEALQNTGSNLEYATAQAELAYATAQLAAIQRLRKLRGQR, encoded by the coding sequence ATGGCAACCATTAAAGTAGACGTCGTCAGCGCGGAAGAGCAGATCTTTTCGGGCCAGGCGAAATTCGTCGCGCTCCCGGGCGAAGCGGGCGAGCTTGGCATTCTGCCGGGCCACACGCCGCTCATCACGCGGATTCGTCCGGGTGCGGTGCGCATCGAAGCTGAAAACGGCGAAGAAGAGTTTGTGTTCGTTGCCGGCGGCATTCTCGAGGTTCAACCAGGTGCGGTGACGGTTCTGGCCGACACGGCGATCCGCGGAAAGGATCTCGACGAAGCCAAGGCCGAAGCGGCTCGCAAGCGTGCGGAAGAAGCGCTGCAGAACACGGGTTCGAACCTCGAGTACGCGACCGCACAAGCGGAACTCGCCTACGCGACGGCTCAACTCGCTGCAATCCAGCGTCTGCGCAAGCTGCGCGGTCAGCGCTAA
- a CDS encoding F0F1 ATP synthase subunit delta yields the protein MAELATIARPYAEALFGVAEAGDIAAWSTLVQELAQVARLPEVLSVATSPKVSRAQVSDLLLSAVKSPLKENTQAKNFVQMLVDNHRLQLLPGIATQFEELKNAREGAADVLVVSAFPLEGAQLNDLVASLERRFKRKLKPTVEVDPSLIGGVRVTVGDEVLDTSVRARLASMQTALTA from the coding sequence ATGGCCGAACTTGCAACCATCGCCCGTCCGTACGCAGAAGCGCTGTTTGGCGTGGCCGAAGCTGGTGACATCGCCGCCTGGTCCACGCTCGTGCAGGAGCTGGCACAGGTTGCGCGTCTGCCCGAAGTGCTGTCGGTCGCCACGAGCCCGAAAGTGAGCCGCGCGCAGGTCAGCGATCTGCTGCTCTCCGCGGTGAAGTCGCCGCTGAAGGAAAACACGCAGGCGAAGAATTTCGTGCAGATGCTGGTCGACAATCATCGTCTGCAACTGCTGCCGGGAATCGCCACGCAGTTCGAAGAGTTGAAAAATGCCCGCGAAGGGGCGGCCGATGTGCTGGTCGTCAGCGCATTCCCGCTCGAAGGCGCGCAGTTGAACGACCTCGTCGCAAGTCTCGAACGCAGATTCAAGCGCAAACTGAAGCCGACGGTTGAAGTCGACCCGTCGTTGATCGGCGGCGTTCGCGTGACGGTCGGTGACGAAGTGCTCGATACCTCGGTCCGCGCGCGGCTCGCCAGCATGCAGACGGCTTTGACCGCCTGA
- a CDS encoding AMP-binding protein, producing MATQAAGDGALIEPKDGLSYVRGSTEIPLSEATVGQFLLASAQRFPDRPAVVFREQGIRWTWKEFADEVDVFAAGLLALGIQTGDRVGIWSPNRVEWLLTQFATARIGAVLVNINPAYRLAELEYALNKVGCKAIIAAERFKTSMYLEMLKELAPELATHAPGDLHAARLPDLRIVIRMCDTETPGMLTFSDVIEQGRVTLDVEKLDAIGATLSPNDPINIQFTSGTTGNPKGATLTHRNVVNNARYIAMAMRLTEQDGLCIPVPLYHCFGMVLAVLACVSVGANMVFPGEAFDPAATLAAVAEEKCTALHGVPTMFIAELDHPDFASFDLTRLRTGIMAGSPCPIETMKKVVSKMHLAEITIAYGMTETSPVSFQSSTTDPLDKRTTTVGRIQPHLEVKIVDALGDVVPVGETGELCTRGYSVMQGYWGDEAKTRESIIDGWMHTGDLATIDAEGYCNIVGRLKDMLIRGGENIYPREIEEYLFRHPKIQSVQVFGVPDAKYGEEVCAWIVLRQGEQATAEEIQEFCRGQIAHYKVPKHIRFVDELPMTVTGKVQKFVMRERMINELKLTEQKTA from the coding sequence ATGGCAACGCAAGCTGCAGGCGACGGCGCCCTCATCGAACCGAAGGACGGACTCTCGTACGTACGTGGCTCGACGGAGATTCCGCTCAGCGAGGCAACCGTCGGACAGTTTCTGCTGGCTTCTGCGCAGCGCTTTCCGGACCGGCCCGCTGTGGTGTTTCGAGAGCAGGGCATTCGCTGGACATGGAAGGAGTTCGCAGATGAAGTCGACGTGTTCGCGGCGGGTTTGCTTGCGCTTGGGATCCAGACGGGCGATCGGGTCGGGATCTGGTCGCCTAACCGGGTGGAGTGGCTCCTGACGCAGTTTGCGACTGCGCGTATCGGCGCGGTGCTCGTCAACATCAATCCGGCCTACCGGCTCGCCGAACTTGAATACGCGCTGAACAAGGTGGGTTGCAAGGCGATCATTGCGGCAGAGCGTTTCAAGACATCGATGTATCTGGAGATGCTGAAGGAGCTTGCTCCCGAGCTGGCAACGCATGCGCCCGGCGATCTGCATGCGGCGCGTCTGCCAGATCTGCGCATTGTCATCCGCATGTGCGACACCGAAACGCCGGGGATGCTGACGTTTTCCGACGTGATCGAGCAAGGCCGGGTGACGCTCGACGTCGAGAAGCTCGACGCGATCGGCGCCACACTTTCGCCGAACGACCCAATCAACATCCAGTTTACGAGCGGCACGACGGGTAATCCGAAAGGGGCGACGCTCACGCATCGAAACGTCGTGAACAACGCCCGCTACATCGCGATGGCGATGCGCCTCACCGAACAGGACGGGCTGTGCATTCCGGTGCCGCTGTACCACTGCTTCGGCATGGTGCTGGCGGTGCTCGCCTGCGTGTCTGTCGGCGCAAACATGGTGTTTCCGGGCGAAGCGTTCGACCCCGCGGCGACACTCGCCGCCGTCGCCGAAGAAAAATGCACGGCGCTGCATGGCGTGCCGACCATGTTCATCGCCGAACTCGACCATCCGGATTTCGCTTCCTTTGATCTCACGCGCTTGCGCACAGGCATCATGGCTGGCTCCCCGTGTCCGATCGAGACGATGAAAAAGGTCGTATCGAAGATGCACCTGGCGGAAATTACGATCGCGTATGGCATGACGGAGACAAGCCCCGTGTCGTTCCAGAGTTCGACTACGGACCCGCTCGACAAGCGTACGACGACGGTCGGCCGCATCCAGCCCCATCTAGAGGTGAAGATCGTCGATGCACTGGGCGACGTCGTTCCTGTTGGAGAGACGGGGGAGTTGTGCACCAGGGGCTACTCGGTCATGCAGGGCTACTGGGGCGACGAGGCGAAGACGCGTGAGAGCATCATCGACGGCTGGATGCATACCGGCGACCTCGCGACGATCGACGCAGAGGGTTACTGCAATATCGTCGGTCGCTTGAAGGACATGTTGATTCGCGGGGGGGAGAACATCTATCCGCGCGAGATCGAGGAATACCTGTTTCGCCATCCGAAGATCCAGAGCGTTCAGGTGTTTGGCGTGCCGGACGCGAAGTACGGTGAGGAAGTGTGCGCGTGGATCGTGCTGCGTCAGGGCGAGCAGGCGACTGCGGAGGAAATACAGGAGTTTTGCCGTGGGCAGATTGCGCACTACAAGGTGCCGAAACACATCCGCTTTGTCGACGAACTCCCCATGACTGTGACCGGTAAGGTGCAGAAGTTCGTCATGCGCGAACGCATGATCAATGAGCTGAAGCTGACAGAGCAGAAAACCGCGTGA
- a CDS encoding CoA-binding protein: MNERATLQRILERDRVIAVVGLSNRPHRPSYSVSAYMQSRGYRIVPINPKYSNDTAGVLGERCFATLTEAVAALADEGLPIDLVNVFRRPEEVMPVADEAVRIKARSLWLQLGVINYVAAEHAEAAGLDVAMDLCVKVEHARILGATHHQDSPAPRILRP; encoded by the coding sequence ATGAACGAACGTGCCACCTTACAGCGCATCCTTGAACGCGATCGCGTGATTGCGGTGGTTGGATTGTCGAACCGGCCGCATCGCCCGAGCTATTCGGTATCAGCCTACATGCAGTCGCGCGGTTACAGGATTGTGCCGATCAATCCCAAATACTCCAATGACACCGCCGGCGTGCTGGGCGAACGCTGCTTCGCGACGCTCACCGAAGCGGTGGCCGCACTGGCCGATGAAGGGTTGCCGATCGATCTGGTGAATGTATTTCGCCGGCCAGAAGAGGTGATGCCGGTCGCTGACGAGGCCGTCCGGATCAAGGCTCGATCACTGTGGCTGCAACTCGGCGTGATCAACTACGTCGCCGCTGAACACGCCGAGGCGGCGGGCCTCGATGTCGCGATGGACCTGTGCGTGAAGGTTGAGCACGCGCGTATTCTCGGTGCCACGCACCACCAGGATTCGCCGGCGCCGCGTATTCTGCGGCCCTGA
- a CDS encoding F0F1 ATP synthase subunit B produces MNLNATLFAQMVVFLILAWFTMKFVWPPLINAIDERSKKIADGLSAAEKGKAELEAAHKRVDQELAQARNDGQQRIAEAEKRAVSVAGEIKAQAQAEAARIVAQAKADAEQQVVKAREALRGEVAALAVKGAEQILKREVDQAAHADLLNQLKAEL; encoded by the coding sequence GTGAATCTCAACGCAACCCTGTTTGCGCAAATGGTCGTGTTCCTGATCCTCGCGTGGTTCACGATGAAGTTCGTGTGGCCGCCGCTGATCAACGCCATCGACGAGCGCTCGAAGAAGATCGCCGACGGTCTGTCGGCCGCTGAAAAGGGCAAGGCGGAACTCGAAGCTGCTCACAAGCGCGTCGACCAGGAACTGGCACAGGCTCGCAACGATGGTCAGCAACGTATCGCTGAAGCCGAAAAGCGCGCAGTATCAGTAGCTGGTGAAATCAAGGCCCAGGCACAAGCCGAAGCAGCCCGCATCGTTGCTCAGGCCAAGGCCGACGCCGAGCAGCAAGTCGTGAAGGCGCGTGAAGCGCTGCGCGGCGAAGTGGCCGCACTCGCTGTGAAGGGCGCCGAGCAGATCCTGAAGCGCGAAGTCGACCAGGCAGCTCACGCTGACCTGCTGAATCAACTGAAAGCTGAGCTCTGA
- a CDS encoding ATP synthase subunit I, whose product MVAQSSNKTPDEGHDEHRAARSVSDASAGQHAMQDDAGDVEQQDNNIVPLTRAEAEKLFGPNVSRPSRVTPFRVVAAQMVLSLGATLLWWLFYKPPGDAALSAFLGGAICWVPGAMFAARLRTLSGAETVMSWMIGEALKMGATIAMFVAIAFWYHDVRWVPLLVTYLIALKTYWIALAWR is encoded by the coding sequence ATGGTGGCTCAATCGTCGAATAAGACGCCGGACGAAGGGCACGACGAACACCGCGCAGCACGCTCCGTTTCAGATGCGTCCGCCGGTCAGCACGCAATGCAGGACGATGCGGGGGATGTCGAGCAGCAAGATAACAATATCGTTCCGCTCACGCGGGCCGAAGCAGAAAAGCTGTTTGGTCCGAACGTGAGTCGTCCATCGCGCGTTACACCTTTCCGGGTCGTGGCAGCGCAAATGGTTTTGTCCCTGGGTGCGACGCTGTTGTGGTGGCTGTTCTACAAGCCGCCGGGTGATGCTGCGCTGTCCGCATTCCTGGGAGGGGCGATCTGCTGGGTGCCGGGTGCGATGTTCGCGGCACGTCTGAGAACGCTGAGTGGCGCCGAAACAGTGATGAGCTGGATGATCGGCGAAGCGCTCAAGATGGGAGCCACGATCGCGATGTTTGTTGCCATCGCTTTCTGGTATCACGACGTACGCTGGGTGCCGCTGCTCGTGACCTACCTCATCGCGCTGAAGACGTACTGGATCGCGCTGGCCTGGCGGTGA
- the atpB gene encoding F0F1 ATP synthase subunit A translates to MAASEGTRALDPSEYIAHHLQNFSTAHQTSIFDIHVWNLDTLFWSIVCGLATILILHLAARKATSGVPGRFQCAVEMLVEMVEDQSKSMIHGSRVFIAPLALTVFVWVALMNSLDFIPVDLPGRVIGWLGLSEAIPHHRIVPTADLNGTLGIALGVFALMIYYNFKIKGAGGFVHELLSAPFGAHPLLWIPNLALNIIEFVAKTVSLGMRLFGNMYAGELLFLLIALLGSMWGFGADLTVLGFIGHVIAGTVWAIFHILIVLLQAFIFMMLTLVYIGQAHDTH, encoded by the coding sequence ATGGCAGCTAGCGAAGGCACGCGCGCTCTGGATCCGTCCGAGTACATCGCGCACCACTTGCAGAATTTTTCCACTGCACACCAGACGTCGATTTTCGACATTCACGTGTGGAATCTGGATACCCTTTTCTGGTCGATCGTTTGCGGTCTGGCCACCATCCTGATTCTGCATCTCGCTGCCCGCAAGGCGACTTCCGGCGTGCCGGGCCGCTTCCAGTGCGCAGTCGAAATGCTGGTCGAGATGGTCGAAGATCAATCGAAGTCGATGATCCACGGTAGCCGTGTATTCATCGCTCCCCTCGCGCTGACCGTGTTCGTCTGGGTCGCGCTGATGAACTCCCTCGACTTCATCCCCGTCGACCTGCCGGGTCGGGTCATCGGCTGGCTGGGTCTCTCCGAAGCCATTCCGCATCATCGCATCGTGCCGACCGCCGACCTCAACGGCACGCTCGGCATCGCGCTCGGCGTGTTCGCGCTGATGATTTACTACAACTTCAAGATCAAAGGCGCCGGCGGCTTCGTGCATGAACTGCTGTCCGCGCCGTTCGGTGCGCATCCGCTGCTGTGGATTCCGAACCTCGCACTGAACATCATCGAGTTCGTCGCGAAAACGGTTTCGCTCGGTATGCGGCTGTTCGGCAACATGTACGCCGGCGAACTTCTGTTCCTGCTGATTGCCCTGCTTGGCAGCATGTGGGGTTTCGGCGCGGACCTTACAGTCCTCGGCTTCATCGGTCACGTGATCGCGGGTACGGTCTGGGCGATCTTCCACATTCTGATCGTCCTGCTGCAAGCGTTCATTTTCATGATGCTGACCCTGGTGTACATCGGTCAGGCGCACGACACCCACTAA
- the atpD gene encoding F0F1 ATP synthase subunit beta, with product MSTTALVEGKIVQCIGAVIDVEFPRETLPKIYDALILEGSELTLEVQQQLGDGVVRTICLGASDGLRRGTVVKNTGKPISVPVGKPTLGRIMDVLGRPIDEAGPINSDVVRGIHQKAPAFEELSPSTELLETGIKVIDLICPFAKGGKVGLFGGAGVGKTVNMMELINNIAKEHGGYSVFAGVGERTREGNDFYHEMKDSNVLDKVALVYGQMNEPPGNRLRVALTGLTMAEHFRDEGLDVLFFVDNIYRFTLAGTEVSALLGRMPSAVGYQPTLAEEMGKLQERITSTKAGSITSVQAVYVPADDLTDPSPATTFGHLDATVVLSRDIASLGIYPAVDPLDSTSRQIDPNVIGEEHYSITRGVQQTLQRYKELRDIIAILGMDELSPEDKLTVARARRIQRFLSQPFHVAEVFTGSPGKYVPLKETIRGFKMIVEGECDHLPEQAFYMVGTIDEAFEKAKKIQ from the coding sequence ATGAGTACTACTGCTTTGGTAGAAGGCAAGATCGTACAGTGCATCGGCGCGGTGATCGACGTGGAATTCCCGCGTGAAACCCTGCCGAAGATCTACGACGCGCTCATTCTCGAAGGTTCGGAACTGACCCTCGAAGTCCAGCAGCAGCTGGGCGACGGCGTTGTCCGTACCATCTGTCTGGGTGCTTCGGACGGTCTGCGCCGTGGCACGGTGGTGAAGAACACCGGCAAGCCGATCAGCGTGCCGGTCGGCAAACCGACCCTCGGCCGGATCATGGACGTGCTGGGCCGTCCGATCGACGAAGCCGGTCCGATCAACTCGGACGTCGTGCGCGGTATTCACCAGAAGGCACCGGCGTTCGAAGAACTGTCGCCGTCGACCGAGCTGCTCGAAACGGGCATCAAGGTTATCGACCTGATCTGCCCGTTCGCGAAGGGCGGCAAGGTTGGTCTGTTTGGCGGTGCAGGCGTCGGCAAGACCGTGAACATGATGGAACTCATCAACAACATCGCGAAGGAACACGGCGGTTACTCCGTGTTCGCCGGTGTTGGCGAGCGTACCCGTGAAGGGAACGACTTCTATCACGAAATGAAGGACTCGAACGTTCTCGACAAGGTCGCGCTGGTGTACGGCCAGATGAACGAGCCGCCGGGCAACCGTCTGCGCGTCGCGCTGACCGGTCTGACGATGGCTGAGCACTTCCGTGACGAAGGCCTCGACGTGCTGTTTTTCGTCGACAACATTTACCGTTTCACGCTGGCCGGTACCGAAGTGTCGGCACTGCTTGGCCGGATGCCGTCGGCAGTGGGCTATCAGCCGACGCTGGCTGAAGAAATGGGCAAGCTGCAAGAGCGTATTACGTCGACCAAGGCTGGCTCCATCACGTCGGTGCAGGCCGTGTACGTCCCTGCGGATGACTTGACCGACCCGTCGCCGGCTACGACCTTCGGCCACCTGGATGCAACCGTCGTGTTGTCGCGTGACATCGCTTCGCTCGGTATCTATCCGGCCGTTGACCCGCTCGATTCGACCTCGCGTCAGATCGACCCGAACGTGATCGGCGAAGAGCACTACTCGATCACGCGCGGCGTGCAGCAAACGCTGCAGCGCTACAAGGAACTGCGCGACATTATCGCGATTCTGGGTATGGACGAACTGTCGCCGGAAGACAAGCTGACGGTCGCGCGCGCTCGTAGGATCCAGCGTTTCCTGTCGCAGCCGTTCCACGTTGCCGAAGTGTTCACGGGCTCGCCGGGCAAGTACGTGCCGCTGAAGGAAACGATCCGCGGCTTCAAGATGATCGTCGAAGGTGAGTGCGATCATCTGCCGGAGCAGGCCTTCTACATGGTCGGCACGATCGACGAAGCCTTCGAAAAGGCCAAGAAGATCCAGTAA
- the atpE gene encoding F0F1 ATP synthase subunit C: MQAFIANIQGLTAIGIGIIIGLGAIGACIGIGLMGGKYIEACARQPELMNPLQTKMFLLAGLIDAAFLIGVGVAMLFAFANPLLSKLAG; this comes from the coding sequence ATGCAAGCTTTTATCGCCAACATCCAGGGTCTGACCGCCATCGGTATCGGCATCATCATCGGCCTGGGTGCAATCGGCGCCTGTATCGGTATCGGTCTGATGGGCGGCAAGTACATTGAAGCGTGCGCCCGCCAGCCGGAACTGATGAACCCGCTGCAAACCAAGATGTTCCTGTTGGCTGGTCTGATCGATGCGGCGTTTCTGATTGGCGTTGGTGTGGCAATGCTGTTTGCGTTCGCGAACCCGCTGCTGTCGAAGTTGGCAGGCTGA
- the atpA gene encoding F0F1 ATP synthase subunit alpha — protein MQLNPSEISELIKSRIQGLEASADVRNQGTVISVTDGIVRIHGLSEAMQGEMLEFPGNTFGLALNLERDSVGAVILGEYEHISEGDIVKTTGRILEVPVGPELVGRVVDALGNPIDGKGPINAKMTDAIEKIAPGVIWRKSVSQPVQTGLKSIDAMVPIGRGQRELIIGDRQCGKTAVAVDTIINQKGKDLICIYVAIGQKASSIMNVVRKLEETGALAYTIVVSASASESAATQYLAPYAGCTMGEYFRDRGQDALIIYDDLTKQAWAYRQISLLLRRPPGREAYPGDVFYLHSRLLERAARVSEEYVEKFTNGEVKGKSGSLTALPVIETQAGDVTAFVPTNVISITDGQIFLETDLFNAGIRPAINAGVSVSRVGGAAQTKVVKKLSGGIRTDLAQYRELAAFAQFASDLDEATRKQLERGRRVTELLKQPQYQPLQVWELAVSLFAANNGYLDDLEVAQVLPFEKGMREFLKSKHADLIKRIEDNKDLSKDDEGLLHTALKDFKKSGAY, from the coding sequence ATGCAACTCAATCCCTCTGAGATCAGCGAGCTGATCAAGAGCCGGATCCAGGGCCTTGAAGCGAGCGCAGACGTTCGCAACCAGGGCACCGTGATCTCCGTGACCGACGGTATCGTGCGTATCCACGGCCTGTCGGAAGCAATGCAAGGCGAAATGCTCGAATTCCCGGGCAATACCTTCGGTCTCGCGCTGAACCTCGAGCGCGACTCGGTCGGCGCCGTGATTCTGGGTGAATACGAACACATTTCGGAAGGCGACATCGTCAAGACGACGGGCCGCATTCTCGAAGTCCCGGTGGGCCCGGAACTGGTCGGCCGCGTGGTCGACGCGCTCGGCAACCCGATCGACGGTAAGGGCCCGATCAACGCGAAGATGACCGACGCAATCGAAAAGATTGCTCCGGGCGTGATCTGGCGTAAGTCGGTGTCGCAGCCGGTGCAAACCGGTCTGAAGTCGATCGACGCCATGGTGCCGATCGGTCGTGGCCAGCGTGAGCTGATCATCGGCGACCGTCAGTGCGGCAAGACCGCAGTGGCTGTCGACACGATCATCAACCAGAAGGGCAAGGACCTGATCTGTATCTACGTCGCGATCGGCCAGAAGGCTTCGTCGATCATGAACGTGGTGCGCAAGCTCGAAGAAACCGGCGCGTTGGCCTACACGATCGTTGTCTCGGCTTCGGCATCGGAATCGGCTGCGACGCAATACCTTGCACCGTATGCGGGCTGCACGATGGGCGAATACTTCCGCGATCGTGGCCAGGACGCGCTGATCATTTACGACGACTTGACCAAGCAAGCCTGGGCGTACCGTCAGATCTCGCTGCTGCTGCGCCGCCCGCCGGGCCGCGAAGCGTATCCGGGTGACGTGTTCTATCTGCACTCGCGTCTGCTGGAGCGCGCGGCTCGCGTGTCGGAAGAGTACGTCGAGAAGTTCACGAACGGCGAAGTCAAGGGCAAGAGCGGTTCGTTGACGGCACTGCCGGTCATCGAAACGCAGGCAGGCGACGTGACGGCATTCGTGCCGACGAACGTGATCTCGATTACCGACGGCCAGATCTTCCTCGAAACCGACCTTTTCAACGCAGGTATCCGCCCGGCGATTAATGCTGGTGTGTCGGTCTCGCGCGTTGGCGGTGCGGCTCAGACGAAGGTCGTGAAGAAGCTGTCGGGCGGTATCCGTACCGACCTTGCGCAGTACCGTGAACTGGCCGCATTCGCGCAGTTTGCCTCGGACCTCGACGAAGCCACCCGCAAGCAGCTCGAGCGCGGCCGCCGCGTGACGGAACTGCTCAAGCAGCCGCAGTATCAACCGCTGCAGGTGTGGGAACTGGCGGTGTCGCTGTTCGCAGCGAACAACGGCTACCTCGACGATCTCGAAGTCGCGCAGGTGCTGCCGTTCGAGAAGGGCATGCGCGAATTCCTGAAGTCGAAGCACGCTGACCTGATCAAGCGCATCGAAGATAACAAGGACTTGTCGAAGGACGACGAGGGGCTGCTGCATACTGCCCTCAAGGACTTCAAGAAGTCCGGCGCTTACTGA
- the atpG gene encoding F0F1 ATP synthase subunit gamma, with protein sequence MAGMKEIRGKIKSVQNTRKITKAMEMVAASKMRRAQERMRAARPYADKVRDIAAHMSRANPEYRHPFMVPNDDAKTAGIILVTTDKGLCGGMNTNVLRASLQKFKELEAAGKSIEATAIGTRGLGFLNRLRANVVSSVVQLGDTPHLERLIGAVKLQLDLYSEGKVSAVYLAYTRFINTMKQEPVIEQLLPLAAEDFERKDQAGDDATPKSSWDYIYEPDAQAVVDELLVRYVEALVYQAVAENMASEQSARMVAMKAASDNAKTVINELQLVYNKSRQAAITKELSEIVGGAAAV encoded by the coding sequence ATGGCTGGAATGAAGGAAATTCGCGGCAAGATCAAGAGCGTGCAAAACACGCGCAAGATCACGAAAGCGATGGAGATGGTGGCCGCATCGAAGATGCGTCGCGCTCAGGAGCGCATGCGCGCTGCTCGCCCGTATGCCGATAAGGTCCGCGACATCGCTGCGCACATGAGCCGTGCGAACCCGGAGTATCGTCACCCGTTCATGGTGCCGAACGACGACGCGAAGACGGCGGGCATCATTCTTGTCACGACCGACAAGGGCCTGTGCGGCGGCATGAACACGAACGTGCTGCGCGCTTCGCTCCAGAAGTTCAAAGAGCTGGAAGCCGCTGGCAAGAGCATCGAAGCAACGGCGATCGGGACGAGGGGCCTCGGCTTTCTGAACCGTCTGCGCGCGAACGTAGTGTCGAGTGTCGTTCAACTGGGCGATACGCCGCACCTTGAAAGGCTGATCGGTGCGGTGAAGTTGCAGCTCGACCTGTACTCGGAAGGCAAGGTTTCCGCGGTGTACCTCGCGTACACGCGCTTCATCAATACGATGAAGCAGGAGCCGGTGATCGAGCAGCTGCTGCCGCTGGCGGCAGAAGACTTCGAGCGCAAGGATCAGGCCGGTGACGACGCTACGCCGAAGTCTTCGTGGGACTACATCTACGAGCCGGACGCGCAGGCAGTGGTGGACGAGCTGCTCGTGCGTTATGTCGAGGCGCTGGTCTATCAGGCCGTCGCGGAAAACATGGCATCGGAGCAGTCGGCACGGATGGTCGCGATGAAGGCCGCTTCGGACAACGCGAAGACGGTCATCAACGAACTGCAGCTCGTATACAACAAGAGCCGCCAGGCCGCGATCACGAAGGAACTGTCGGAAATCGTCGGTGGCGCCGCAGCAGTCTGA
- a CDS encoding ParB/RepB/Spo0J family partition protein, which yields MNAVARKKGLGRGLEALLGGSADITEAVKINGAPNVLPLDKLQAGKYQPRMRMDEGALQELAASIRAQGLMQPILVRPVSADMYEIIAGERRFRAARLAGLDEVPVLVKEVPDQVAAAMALIENIQREDLNPLEEAQGIQRLLDEFHFTHEQAAESVGRSRSAVSNLLRLLNLAAPVQTMLLAGDLDMGHARALLAVDGATQITLANQVVNKRMSVRETEKLVTTTTKAAPAVKARASNDGGRDTRRLEEELSDLLAATVKIKLGRRGRGQVLVDFGDLDALEGILVRLRGNATA from the coding sequence ATGAACGCAGTGGCTAGAAAGAAGGGACTAGGCCGGGGGCTCGAGGCATTGCTGGGCGGAAGCGCGGATATCACCGAAGCGGTGAAGATCAACGGCGCCCCCAACGTGTTACCTCTCGACAAATTGCAGGCCGGAAAGTATCAGCCGCGTATGCGGATGGATGAAGGCGCATTGCAGGAACTGGCCGCGAGCATTCGCGCGCAGGGGCTGATGCAACCGATCCTCGTGCGGCCGGTATCGGCGGACATGTACGAAATCATCGCCGGCGAGCGTCGGTTCCGCGCTGCACGTCTCGCCGGACTCGACGAAGTGCCGGTGCTGGTGAAGGAGGTGCCCGACCAGGTCGCCGCGGCCATGGCGCTTATCGAGAACATCCAGCGCGAGGATCTGAATCCGCTGGAAGAAGCGCAGGGCATCCAGCGTCTGCTCGACGAATTCCATTTCACGCATGAGCAGGCGGCGGAGTCGGTGGGTCGTTCGCGTAGCGCGGTGTCGAACCTGCTGCGCCTGCTGAATCTCGCGGCGCCTGTGCAGACCATGCTGCTGGCCGGCGATCTCGACATGGGGCACGCTCGCGCACTGCTCGCCGTCGACGGCGCGACGCAGATCACGCTCGCGAATCAGGTTGTTAACAAGAGGATGTCGGTGCGTGAGACCGAAAAGCTGGTGACCACGACGACGAAGGCTGCGCCCGCCGTGAAGGCGCGCGCGAGCAATGATGGCGGTCGTGACACGCGGCGTCTGGAGGAGGAACTCTCCGATCTCCTCGCCGCCACAGTGAAGATCAAGCTGGGCCGGCGTGGACGAGGGCAGGTGCTCGTCGACTTCGGTGACCTCGATGCGCTCGAAGGCATCCTCGTGCGTCTTCGCGGCAACGCAACTGCCTGA